The proteins below are encoded in one region of Campylobacter rectus:
- a CDS encoding enoyl-CoA hydratase/isomerase family protein gives MANYHGSNEVISELREDGILILTINRPEKRNALNGATSAKMEEILNLAEKDKAVRVIIVTGAGEKSFCAGEDLSELSSTGECQTVTEHGFGGLTNRLSAKPIICAVNGTAVGGGMEIAVSCDLIVAVKGARFGLPEVKVGLIASTGGLVRMARELPRKIAMELCLTGKLIYADEAKEIGIINYVVEPEELMNKAIELAETIAANAPLSLKITKEIMHVAPSMSLDDAMRYSDTAYRFIEKTADGVEGPLAFMEKRKPNWSGK, from the coding sequence ATGGCGAATTATCACGGTTCAAACGAAGTTATCAGCGAGTTAAGAGAAGATGGAATTTTAATCCTAACGATCAATAGACCGGAGAAAAGAAACGCGCTAAACGGCGCTACTTCGGCAAAAATGGAAGAGATTTTAAATTTAGCCGAGAAAGATAAAGCCGTTCGCGTTATCATCGTAACCGGAGCTGGCGAGAAGAGCTTTTGCGCCGGCGAGGATCTAAGCGAGCTAAGCAGCACCGGCGAGTGCCAAACCGTTACCGAGCACGGCTTCGGCGGTCTTACGAACAGACTAAGCGCTAAACCTATCATCTGCGCCGTAAACGGTACGGCCGTAGGCGGCGGTATGGAGATAGCCGTATCTTGCGATCTTATCGTTGCCGTTAAGGGCGCTAGATTTGGTCTGCCTGAAGTAAAAGTAGGCCTTATCGCATCAACTGGCGGTCTAGTACGCATGGCAAGAGAGCTTCCTAGAAAGATCGCTATGGAGCTATGCTTGACCGGCAAACTAATCTACGCCGACGAAGCAAAAGAGATCGGCATCATAAACTACGTCGTAGAGCCAGAGGAGCTAATGAACAAAGCTATCGAGCTTGCCGAGACTATCGCAGCAAACGCGCCGCTATCTCTAAAGATCACGAAAGAGATTATGCACGTAGCTCCGTCTATGTCGCTTGACGATGCGATGAGATACTCTGACACGGCTTATCGCTTCATCGAAAAGACTGCCGACGGCGTAGAGGGACCTCTTGCCTTTATGGAGAAGAGAAAACCTAACTGGTCGGGCAAATAA
- a CDS encoding FAD-binding protein, whose amino-acid sequence MSKVSNVWVFSDAANRLEEVMGGAKELGEKVICFVMNAEDAKKAFALGADEALVAKEGELAENLIPSFAKALSGQNGIVLMPNSRRCKAVAAMLGAKLNAGVCTEVNEVSVEGGVVCKRMMYGGLAVGSEKIASSIAIIVANSGAFAPAQANSASDKEPKALEFVEPKSAIKCLNKLPKQSSSVDLNKAKRIVAVGRGIAKEEDLAMARALCEALGAELGCSRPIAESEKWMEHERYIGISSVMPKPEIYISIGISGQIQHMVGVKDAGKIIVINKDKNAPIFDYADYGIVGDLYKVIPALVNTLK is encoded by the coding sequence ATGAGTAAAGTTTCTAACGTATGGGTTTTTAGCGATGCGGCAAATCGCCTAGAAGAAGTAATGGGCGGCGCGAAAGAGCTTGGCGAAAAGGTAATTTGTTTCGTAATGAACGCAGAAGACGCAAAAAAAGCTTTTGCGCTTGGAGCTGACGAAGCTTTGGTTGCTAAAGAGGGCGAGCTGGCAGAAAATTTAATCCCTAGCTTTGCTAAAGCTTTAAGCGGTCAAAACGGCATAGTTTTAATGCCTAACTCCAGAAGATGTAAAGCCGTAGCGGCGATGCTAGGCGCTAAACTAAATGCGGGCGTCTGCACCGAGGTAAACGAAGTGAGCGTAGAGGGCGGCGTAGTTTGCAAAAGGATGATGTACGGCGGTCTAGCCGTAGGTAGCGAGAAAATCGCCTCAAGCATCGCGATAATAGTCGCAAACAGCGGAGCGTTCGCGCCTGCACAGGCAAATTCGGCAAGCGATAAAGAGCCAAAAGCCCTTGAGTTCGTAGAGCCAAAAAGCGCTATCAAATGCCTTAACAAGCTTCCGAAACAATCAAGTTCGGTCGATCTTAATAAAGCAAAAAGAATCGTCGCCGTCGGCCGCGGTATCGCAAAAGAGGAAGATCTTGCGATGGCTCGCGCGCTTTGCGAGGCTCTTGGCGCAGAGCTTGGCTGCTCACGCCCGATCGCGGAAAGCGAAAAATGGATGGAACACGAGAGATATATCGGTATCTCAAGCGTTATGCCAAAGCCTGAAATTTACATCTCTATCGGTATTTCAGGACAGATCCAGCACATGGTCGGCGTAAAAGACGCGGGCAAGATCATCGTCATCAATAAAGACAAAAACGCACCTATCTTTGATTATGCAGACTACGGTATCGTAGGCGATCTTTACAAGGTCATTCCGGCGCTTGTAAATACTTTAAAATAA
- the fixA gene encoding putative electron transfer flavoprotein FixA, with translation MKILVGCKVVPEEQDIAVNGETLELSKANPKISQFDLNALQAAVDIKEQNADANIKALSIGSKSLENTKVRKDILSRGADELVVISNDKFENLLPCDTAEMFKQTASNLGFDLIICGDGSGDLFAGQTGLRVGALLDIPAINCVNKIVSVDATKIVVQRELENEIEELEIALPALICVSTDINTPAIPGMKAILAAAKKPVNVMDSNFDLSSVVELKEVKAPKKKDRLKVIVEGDGDDKIAEFAANFKKALN, from the coding sequence ATGAAGATCTTAGTAGGATGCAAAGTTGTTCCGGAAGAACAAGATATCGCCGTAAACGGTGAAACTCTTGAGCTTAGTAAGGCGAACCCGAAGATCAGTCAGTTTGATCTAAACGCCTTGCAAGCGGCAGTAGATATCAAAGAACAAAATGCCGACGCGAACATAAAAGCGCTCAGCATAGGCAGCAAAAGCCTTGAAAATACGAAGGTTAGAAAGGATATCCTTTCAAGAGGCGCAGACGAGCTTGTCGTTATATCAAACGATAAATTTGAAAACTTGCTGCCTTGCGATACTGCCGAGATGTTTAAACAAACAGCTTCAAATTTAGGCTTTGATCTTATCATCTGCGGCGACGGCTCAGGCGATCTTTTTGCAGGTCAAACGGGTCTTAGAGTTGGCGCGCTTCTTGATATCCCTGCGATCAACTGCGTAAATAAAATCGTATCGGTTGATGCAACGAAAATCGTAGTTCAAAGAGAGCTTGAAAACGAGATCGAAGAGCTTGAGATCGCGCTTCCTGCGCTTATCTGCGTATCTACCGATATCAACACTCCTGCGATTCCTGGCATGAAAGCTATCCTTGCTGCGGCTAAAAAACCGGTAAACGTTATGGATTCAAATTTTGATTTAAGCAGCGTCGTAGAGCTAAAAGAGGTAAAAGCGCCTAAGAAAAAAGATAGGCTAAAAGTGATCGTAGAGGGCGATGGCGACGATAAGATCGCCGAATTTGCGGCAAATTTCAAAAAAGCGTTGAATTAA